The DNA window CCAATCTCGTTCGACTGACTGTTCAGGGCCTTCGGGGCCATTCTTTTACGCCCGGCAATCAGCTTTTCGGTGTCGATGATAATCTGCCGCTGACTACGGAAATAGTCGGGCATAACGTTCATCGCCATCGTGGCTAGTTCGCTGTCGTCGACCTTTGTCGTGTCTTTGTAAACCAGAAAATAGGTGTCCGACTTCGTGAAATTTGGGTCAGGACGGCGGTTGTCGAAAGCCGACCAATAGTAGTACAGTTCGTCGCCGGGGGCAAAGTCCAGCGCGCGTAAGTCCAGTGTTTTGGTCAGGCGGGCGTCGCGGAAGTTGGTGGGCGTGAGCGGCATCTTCACTTCCCGAAACTTGATATTCTCGCCCGATCCGCGCGCTATCGTCGCTACCAGAAATGCCTGCGACACGGCGAAATCGTCGGACACGCGCGCAGCCACGGTTAGCGTTTTTGGGTCTTTGAGGTAGTGATAGCGGTACAGCTCTTTGCTTGTCGGTTCAATCTTGGGTGCCAGATCGGGCCGGGCATCCAGCCGGTAAAAGTCCGATTGGTAGACGACGGAATCGCGTTTGCTGTCTGATTGCCAGTACGCTTTTATCGCGTACAGACCGGAGTTGATTAGCTTATCCTGATACGCAAAACGGTCAGCCGTGAGCCGAAACGACAATTCCTGCCCGCGACTGTTGACCAGCCGGAGCGCCAGCCGCCGGGTATCGTTGAACCGCACTGTCCACGTCAACACGGAACCCACGATGCCCGACGCGTTCAGATTAGCCGAACGAGTTTCGGGCAGGTTGGTGTAGGCAGGGGGCTGCACTTGTACCTGCGCCGATACAAACGTTGGGGCCGGGGTGGGATGGGTGGTGCTGTCAATCAACACCGTCGCTGTGGTTCGGTTAGGAGAAGACTGCGTACGACGGGTCAATTGAGGATACAGCCCGTAGACGAGCAGCCCGACCAGCAGCGCCAGACTATACGGGACCATGTTTGCCCACACGACCGTCGGTGGTTGGACGTGCTGTGCCCGTTGACTCAACCGGTCGAGCTGGAGTTCTTCGGCCAGATTGAGGTGCGGCTTGGTCAGCAGGGGCAGACTGTATTCGGTGTCGCCGATAGACTGGTGAATGAGTTGAATCGCCTGCGGCTTCTTGTTCTGATACAGCCGTTTGACATAGACGCCCAGCCCGAAACCCGCCAGTCCGGCGAGCAGCGGCCACGCGAGGGGTACCGGCACGAAGGCCGCAACCAGTAGATAACCCGCCCCCGCCAGCATCAGACTACCGAGCAGGGCGTTGGCATACAGTTGGTACGTAACCGACGAGATGAGCCGTTTGAGTTCGTTCATGCGTTTTTGGTCAGTGCGATGCCGCGTTCGAGAATAACCAGACCCACGAAAACCAGGAAGAAGACCTGTTGCCAGTTGGTCGATGCCTGCTTCGGCGTCGGCTGACCGGTCGTGAACAGGCCCCGTATTTCTGGTTGGGTCAACGGAGCCGGGGGCGTGTTCAGGTCGAATTGCGCCAGCAACTGCGTACCCAGCCATTCGGGTAGCTGCCCCGTTTCGACCCGCTCCGAGGTCGTGGGCGTCAGGACTTCATTCGTATAGATAACGTTGGCCGCGCTGACAGGCTGGCGTCCGGGCGAAACAATGTACCGCGTCGATGTGCTGCGTTGGGCGGGAAGCTGATCGGTCAGCACCCAGGTGTACACGCGGCCGGGCGAGGATCGGTTGTCGATCTGGAAAGCGATGCCGTACACGTCGGTCAGGGCCGCGAGAGCCGCCCGTACCGTTTGTTTTTCCCGCTCATTCCGGTAGCTAACCAGCGTCGGGATTGGTCCGGTGTGGGCGGGCGCGGTTGCCAGCCGCACCGACGCGTCGGGCGTGGCGGTGCTGACCAGCCTACCCACCCGGTTGATGTACAGCCGTCGGTTGTCCTTGACCAGTAGGAACGGCCGGGGCTGCTGATTCGAATCGACAAGGGTATGCAGGGCAAAGCGATCGGGTACGGCGATGGTTGGTACGGTCGCCAGCGTCGGTGTATTGGTTGCGTACAGGTGCAGGTTGATAGGTTGGGTGCTTAGCTGCGTGATGGCCGTTTGCAGCGTCAGCGGGTTGTATTCGGCCTGATCGGGGGGCGTCAGTGCCGATGACACAGTCGACAGGGCAGGGGTGGCCCAGACAACGCGCTCGTTGCGTTTGATAGCTTCGCTTAACTCGAACCGGAAGTTATCGACCACAGCCGCCGACGGCTGAACGAGGTGGACCGGCTGCACGACGGGCGGTTTCTGGAACAGGTGCATTACCGGCTGCGCCAGTAACACCGCCAGCGACACGACCAGCAGGCAGCGCAGCAGCATCAGCCATACATTGTCGAGCCGGAGGCCGCGACTTTGCTGTTGTTGCTTTTCTTCGAGCCACAGCGTAGCCGCCCAGGGCAACAGCTTCCCCTGTTTCCGGTGCCAGAAATGGATGGCAATCGGCACAACGACCGCCAGTGCGCCCCACAGCATATATGGCTCGTTCATTGAGGGTTCAAGGTTTGTGGTTTAACGTTTAAGGTTTACAGTTTACGCCAGCCACCGTGGCGCGGTTCGTCGCACGGTGGCTGGCGCGTGCGTGTAGCCTGGACGTCCACGTCCGGGTGGACGCGAAGCGGCCAAAAAGCTGCCGCCATGAATAATTGCCCTGACGGGCACCCGGACGTGGACCGCACCGGCGGACCGGTCCAGGCTACACCATATGCGTCAGCCAACCACGAACTACGAACCCAATAAGAACTGCTTCAGCACTAGCGCGATTGGATCGCTCAGGCGGGTGCGGATCAGCCTGACGTGCGGGATGCGTAGCTTTTCGTCTAGTTGGTTTAGGTACTCCGTAGCTCGCTGCCGGACGGTGTCGCGGACGGCGTCGGCTTCGATTTCCAGTTCCTGACCGGTTTCGAGGTCTTGAAACCGGTAGAAGCCGCGCAGCGAGAAATCCAGTTCCTGATCGCCCAGCAACTGAAAAATGACGATCTCCCGCCGGGGTCCGGCTACGCGCTGAATCAGGTTCACCCACTCGTCGTCGACCTGCAAAAAATCAGACGCCAGCACCAGCATCTCGCTTTGCTTGCGACTAAACTCCGGAAACGACGTGGCCGTGCTGCGCCAGCTACCCGACGCGGTCGTGCCTTCGAGCGTAGCGATGATCTTTTGCAACGCACTTCGACCCGCTGGAACGACCGGCTGAACTGCCCCCTCGTGCAGCGTGTACAAGCTGATCTGATCACTTTGCCGATTGGCCAGATACGCCAGCGACGCCAGCAGAATCTTCGCGTAATTCAACCGGCTAACCCCATTCTCAGCGTAGTTCATCGACCCCGACTGATCGAGTACGAATCGTATCTGCTGGTTGCTTTCCGTGGCCGATTCCCGCACCAGATACTGATTCGATTTAGCGAACAGCTTCCAGTCGATGCGTTTAGGGTCGTCGCCGGGAACGTAGTGTCGAAACTGCTCGAACTCCGTCCCGATTCCAGACCGCTGACTCGTCTGAATACCCAGCAACAACTCGTCGCTGACCAGTTTCCCGGCCAGTTGCAGGTTGTTTAGTTTGATGAGTTCGGTCGTGAGCATACAGGTATATAGTGTACGGTTTCCAGTATACAGTTTACAGCTGCCCGATTGACTGCTGCCAGCGGACCGAAAACTGTATACCGAAAACTATTATCCAATCTTCACGTCCGTCAGTAGCTGCCGGATGACATGGTCGGTGGTGATGCCTTCGGCGTCGGCGCGGAAATTGAGGGCGATGCGGTGGCGCAACACCGGATACGCCAGCGTCTGAATATCGTCGGGAATGACCGAGAATCGTTCGTTTAGTACGGCGCGGGCCTTGGCGCACAGCACCAGTGCCTGCCCCGCGCGCGGCCCGGCCCCCCACTGACTCCACTGCTTCACATAGGCCGAGGGCGACCCGTCGGGGCGGGTGGCGCGTACCAGTCGGTTGATACCTGCAATGAGGTCGTCGCTGATGTGGACCTGCCGGGTCAGGTGTTGCAGATCGATGATTTCTTCGTCCGACAACACCGTCTGTAGCTGCGGGCGGTCCGTTCCGGTCGTGCTCTTCAGGACGCTCAGTTCCTCGTGTTCGGCGGGGTAGCTGAGTTTGATGTACAGCAGAAAGCGGTCAAGCTGCGCTTCGGGTAGGGGATAGGTTCCGGCCTGTTCGATGGGGTTCTGCGTGGCAATAATCAGGAACGGCTTCGGCAGCGGGTAGTCGTTACCGCCGTAGGTCACGCGGTATTCCTGCATGGCTTCCAGCATGGCCGCCTGCGTCTTGGGGGGCGTCCGGTTGATCTCATCGGCCAGCACGACGTTGGCGAAAATAGGCCCCTGATTGAAGACAAACACCTTGCGGCCCGTCTCGTGGTCGTCCTCCAGAATCTCCGTCCCGACAATATCGCCGGGCATCAGGTCGGGCGTAAACTGGATGCGTTTGAAGCGCATCGCCAAGGCGTCGGACATGGTCTTGACCATCAGCGTTTTGGCCAGGCCGGGTACGCCTTCCAGCAGGCAATGCCCCCCGCCAGCAAGGCGATAAGCACTTCGCTGATGGCTTCCTGCTGCCCGATGATGACCTTGCCGATTTCGTTCCGTAGCTGCGGCAGTTTCGCCACCAGCGTTTTGTAATGGGTTTTGTCTGCGGTTTCCAACGAGCTAATTTTTCAGGTTGTATGTTGATGTACGCGTACTGAAACAGGTTACGCCGTCAGGGCGTAGGTAACGATATTGACGCCGAAGCGGGTATTGTCTTCGGCCAGAAAACGCTTGTTCCGAAAGTCGTAATCCCACTCGCAGCCGTAGTCTTTGTTGCTGTACAAAACCCCGATGCGACCGTTGATCAGTATGGCCTTGAGGTAATCGTGTACGAGGTCGTCACCCCAGCCGTTCAGCTCGAAAGACGTCGTGGGCGGGCCGTCGGTAAACTTGAAAAAGCAGGTGTAGATCGGGTGGTCGTTCGGGATTTTTTGCAGGGCTTTGGGGCCGAACGTGCGTCCCATTTCCTGCTCGAACGACTTGGCAAACAGGCCGTCCACGTCGTGGTTGCAGTCGTCGACGAAGACGAAGCCGCCGTTCTGCACGTATCGTTTGAAGTTGTCGCGTTCCTTCGCCGAAAACTCGACCAGCTTGTGCCCGCTGAGGTAGCAGAACGGACTTTTAAACAGATCGGGACTGCCCAACTGTACCACCTTTTCCTTCTGATCGACGGGCAGCGTCGTGTATTCCACCAGCGAATGCATCAGGTTCGACGGCATCCGCTGGTCGGTGTCCCAGTCGCCGGAGGTGTATTGAATACGGGTGAAGAAAAAGGGTTTCAAGGTCGTTTGTTGAGTAAGGCCCGCAAACGGGTTCGCTGTACGTAGGCAGAAAAAGTGACAGGCTCCTCAGCTTGCCGTATTCATCAATGATTTAAGTGTGGCCAGATTAGTTGCCTGATCGAAGATGGCGCGAACCGGAATCGTGAATCCGGGTACGGTCAACGCCGTCAGTGTGTCGTCGTTATACAGGATGTTGGCCACGGCAAACGCCATCGTCGCGTCATCGAGTCGATATTGTTCAACCGATTGCCGGACGGGGTCGATGATCCAGTATTCGCCGACACCATGCGCGGCATAGTCGTCAAATTTGATTCCGCGATCACGGCCCGTAGTGCTTTTCGACAGGATTTCTACAATCAGATCCGGGGCCGGGTGCTCCATTTGGTCGTCCACAAATGAACTGGCCGTTTCCTTGTTCCAGTAGCAGATATCTGGCTCGTAATCGTTACGACTCAGCCCGACAAGTGCCTTTTCCGAATCGACAGCGCCCAGATCGTTGAGCATAACGAAGTTCAGGAGCAGATTTTCCAGATACTTGGTAGCATCCAGATGCCGGCGTTTTACGGGGGAATGCATGATGACGTCGCCGTTGATGAATTCGGCCTTTACGTCGTCGCGCAGCCATTCCCGGAACGCCCGGCGACGCTGGGCTTCATCGGCCAGTATAGCCTGCACTCGCTCAATAACGAGTTTGGCATCAGGGGCTTCAAGAAGGTCGTGAACGCGGCTATTTATCATGGTGATTTGAATGGCGGTGGTTATTCGTTGTACACGATGAAGATACGACGAATCCGGCGGAACCGCCAGTTATACTGCATCGGATAGGCTCGTGAAGGTGAACTCCCGGATTTTCATCGGCGGAATCAGGTGGTTGTTGAACGTTTCCGTGCTGACCGTCCGCTCCGGCTTACCCAGCGCGTCCAGATTGTTGAGCATGATGATCGGACTCTCGTTGAAGCGGAAATTTTTGATGGGAAACTTGATCCGCCCATTTTCGATGTAGAATGTTCCGTCGCGGGTTAGGCCGGTGTAGAGCATGGTTTGCGGGTCGACCGGGCGGATGTACCAAAGCTTGGTGACGAGGATGCCGCGTGGCGTCGTTCGGATCATCTCCTCCAGCGACGCGTTGCCGCCCATCATAATCAGGTTGCTGGGGTACGGTGTGGCTTTCTTGCCGGTCTTTTGCGCCCAGTACCGGCTGTACGCCAGATTTTTGACTACGCCCTTCTCGATCCACATCGTTTTCTCCTGCGGCCGCCCGTCGCCCGACCAGGGGGATGCGGGTAGCTCGGGATTGGTCGGGTCGGAGTAGATCGTTATCCGGTCGTCCACGATTTTGTCGCCCAGCCGCGATTTGCCGCCCGCCTTGCTGAAGTAGGAGCGGCCCTCGTCGGCCGAGCGGGCGTCGAGGTCGGCGTAGATGTTTTCGATCAGCACCGAACCCGCCGTTGGTTCGAGAATGACGGTGTATTTGCCGGGTTCGAGTGCCCGCGCATCAGCCGATGCCTGCGCCTTCTGCATAGCGATGCGGGTCGCGGAGGCCGTGTCGAGTTTGGTGAAGTCGCTGTAGCCACGGGTCACGTAGCCCGATCCTTTGCCGTTTGGCGTGCGGACCGTTAGCGAGAAATTGACGTTGGTGCTGGGGTAATAGGCAAATAATCCTTTCGAATTCATCATCGCCCGAACCCCGTAATTGTCTTCCAGAAAGCCCGCGCCAACCAGGTTCGTGTCGCGGGTCAGGGACAGGCTTTTACCAGCGGCAGCGGCCCGGTCGACCGATGAAATGCTGGCCGTCGAGTCGAAGAAGCCGGTTGTTTTCAGGTACTGTTGCGGGCCGAGTAGACCCACATACTCCGGGTTTTCGGGGGCCAGCCGGGCCAGCTCTTCCGACCGTCGGACCGCTTTTTCCAGCGATGCGTCGTCAAATTCATCGATGGTTGCTACACCGACTTTTTTGCCGAACGCCGATTGAACGGCCACGTTTTTATTGGTCACCGATCCGCTGGTCGACACCTCATTCCGGGCGTAGCGGAGGTTCCCGCGTTCCTCGCTCAGGAGGTTAACTTCGCATTCGTCGGCTTTCGAGTAACTCAGTACTTTGGTTAGCAGGGCTTTAGCCTCCGCTTCAGTGAGAATAGCCATGGGCGGGCAGGTTCAACGTTTAAAGTTTGTGGTTTAATGTTTAACGTCACTAGCGCTAACCGTGCTGGCGTCAGTAACCTTAAACGTTGAACCATAAACTTTAAACCAAGAGTTAAATTTTCCTTGCGGTGTTGATGACGTTGATGCCTTTGAAGCGGGCGGTCGAGCTGCCGTGCGAAACGGCGTTTGACTGCGGGGGCTGGCCTTTGCCGTCGAAGAACGCACCACCCAGCCGGAAGTCGCGCTGATCGCAGACGGCGACGCAGGAATTCCAGAACTCCTGCGTGTTCGATTGGTAGGCTATGTCTTTGAGCATCCCGACGATCTGCCCGTTTTTGATCTCGTAGAACAACTGTCCACCAAACTGGAAGTTGTAGCGTTGCTGATCGATGGAGAACGAGCCGTCGCCGATGATGTAAATGCCTTTCTCGACACCTTTGATCATCTCGGCTACGGATAGGGGTGTCTTACCCGCTGCCAGCGACACGTTGGCCATGCGCTGAAACTGCACCGAACTCCAGTTGTCGGCGTAGCAGCAGCCCTGCGAATGGTTTTCGCCGATGATATGGACCT is part of the Spirosoma rhododendri genome and encodes:
- a CDS encoding BatA domain-containing protein, whose protein sequence is MNEPYMLWGALAVVVPIAIHFWHRKQGKLLPWAATLWLEEKQQQQSRGLRLDNVWLMLLRCLLVVSLAVLLAQPVMHLFQKPPVVQPVHLVQPSAAVVDNFRFELSEAIKRNERVVWATPALSTVSSALTPPDQAEYNPLTLQTAITQLSTQPINLHLYATNTPTLATVPTIAVPDRFALHTLVDSNQQPRPFLLVKDNRRLYINRVGRLVSTATPDASVRLATAPAHTGPIPTLVSYRNEREKQTVRAALAALTDVYGIAFQIDNRSSPGRVYTWVLTDQLPAQRSTSTRYIVSPGRQPVSAANVIYTNEVLTPTTSERVETGQLPEWLGTQLLAQFDLNTPPAPLTQPEIRGLFTTGQPTPKQASTNWQQVFFLVFVGLVILERGIALTKNA
- a CDS encoding DUF58 domain-containing protein: MLTTELIKLNNLQLAGKLVSDELLLGIQTSQRSGIGTEFEQFRHYVPGDDPKRIDWKLFAKSNQYLVRESATESNQQIRFVLDQSGSMNYAENGVSRLNYAKILLASLAYLANRQSDQISLYTLHEGAVQPVVPAGRSALQKIIATLEGTTASGSWRSTATSFPEFSRKQSEMLVLASDFLQVDDEWVNLIQRVAGPRREIVIFQLLGDQELDFSLRGFYRFQDLETGQELEIEADAVRDTVRQRATEYLNQLDEKLRIPHVRLIRTRLSDPIALVLKQFLLGS
- a CDS encoding DUF4159 domain-containing protein; this encodes MKPFFFTRIQYTSGDWDTDQRMPSNLMHSLVEYTTLPVDQKEKVVQLGSPDLFKSPFCYLSGHKLVEFSAKERDNFKRYVQNGGFVFVDDCNHDVDGLFAKSFEQEMGRTFGPKALQKIPNDHPIYTCFFKFTDGPPTTSFELNGWGDDLVHDYLKAILINGRIGVLYSNKDYGCEWDYDFRNKRFLAEDNTRFGVNIVTYALTA
- a CDS encoding Uma2 family endonuclease, translating into MINSRVHDLLEAPDAKLVIERVQAILADEAQRRRAFREWLRDDVKAEFINGDVIMHSPVKRRHLDATKYLENLLLNFVMLNDLGAVDSEKALVGLSRNDYEPDICYWNKETASSFVDDQMEHPAPDLIVEILSKSTTGRDRGIKFDDYAAHGVGEYWIIDPVRQSVEQYRLDDATMAFAVANILYNDDTLTALTVPGFTIPVRAIFDQATNLATLKSLMNTAS
- a CDS encoding TldD/PmbA family protein; protein product: MAILTEAEAKALLTKVLSYSKADECEVNLLSEERGNLRYARNEVSTSGSVTNKNVAVQSAFGKKVGVATIDEFDDASLEKAVRRSEELARLAPENPEYVGLLGPQQYLKTTGFFDSTASISSVDRAAAAGKSLSLTRDTNLVGAGFLEDNYGVRAMMNSKGLFAYYPSTNVNFSLTVRTPNGKGSGYVTRGYSDFTKLDTASATRIAMQKAQASADARALEPGKYTVILEPTAGSVLIENIYADLDARSADEGRSYFSKAGGKSRLGDKIVDDRITIYSDPTNPELPASPWSGDGRPQEKTMWIEKGVVKNLAYSRYWAQKTGKKATPYPSNLIMMGGNASLEEMIRTTPRGILVTKLWYIRPVDPQTMLYTGLTRDGTFYIENGRIKFPIKNFRFNESPIIMLNNLDALGKPERTVSTETFNNHLIPPMKIREFTFTSLSDAV